GCATGTCGCGGTCCATCCCGTCGTAGCCCAGGATCGGCTCCTCGTCCTCCTCACCCTCCAGGCCGGTGGCCGCGCGGCCGCCCGGGGGGAGCCAGGTGTCATGGTCGAAGTCGCGGAAGGCGACGAGGATGGTGGCGATGGCCGCGCCGCCGAGTAGGAGCCTGAGCAGGTTCATGTCCGTTTCCGTTGAAGGGTCCACCCGCATCGCCAGCAAGTCGCCTGCCACCTCCCGCGCTACCTCGCGACCTCGGTCCGCCGCCCCGGCCCCTCCGCGTCGGCGTGGACCCGGATCCGCTGGGCCAGCGAGTGCGAGATCACCTGCGGCTCCCCGTTCACGACCAGGGAGATCGGCCCTTCGAAGGGCTGCTTGCTGCGCACCTCCACCTCCGAGCCGGGATACAGGTCCAGCGAGCCCAGGTAGCGGAGCTGGTCCGGCTCCTCCACCTCCACCTCCAGCACGCGGGTGGACTCGCCGGGCTGCACCTCGGCCAGGGCGGGGTACTGCGCGCGGTCCATCTCCCCCTCCGCGGAGGGGATGGCGTTGCCGTGCGGGTCGCGCTCCGGCTCGCCGAGGAGCCGCGCGAGCCTCTCGATCAGCTCGTCGCTGGCGGCGTGCTCCAGGCGCTCCGCTTCGTCGTGCACCCGGTCCCACTCGTAGCCGAGCACCTCCACCAGGAACAGCTCCAGCACGCGGTGCCGGCGAACGATGCGGAGCGCGGCCAGCTCCCCCGCCGCGGTGAGGCGCACGCCGTAGTACGGCTCGTGCCGCAGCAGGCCCTGCTCGGCCAGGCGCTTCACCATGGCCGTCACCGCGGCGGGGGAGAGCCCCAGCCGCTCGGCGATGCGCGAGGTGGAGACCGGAGCCTCCGTCTGCTGGAGCGCCCAGACCGCCTTGAGGTAGTCTTCTACGACCGGTGAGAACATGGGCGCATGCATCGGGTTCGCTGGGGGAAAGCTACAACACTAGGGGCGCACCCGGGCGTGTCAAGCCGGGCGGGGAGGAGAGCGCCGCGTCCCTTGCGGGATCCGCACCCCGGGCGCAAGTTTCGGGCGATTCCCGGGGAGCGTCCGCTCCACCCGCCCGCGCCCTCCCGCCCCGC
This Longimicrobiaceae bacterium DNA region includes the following protein-coding sequences:
- a CDS encoding metal-dependent transcriptional regulator, whose amino-acid sequence is MFSPVVEDYLKAVWALQQTEAPVSTSRIAERLGLSPAAVTAMVKRLAEQGLLRHEPYYGVRLTAAGELAALRIVRRHRVLELFLVEVLGYEWDRVHDEAERLEHAASDELIERLARLLGEPERDPHGNAIPSAEGEMDRAQYPALAEVQPGESTRVLEVEVEEPDQLRYLGSLDLYPGSEVEVRSKQPFEGPISLVVNGEPQVISHSLAQRIRVHADAEGPGRRTEVAR